One Dermacentor albipictus isolate Rhodes 1998 colony unplaced genomic scaffold, USDA_Dalb.pri_finalv2 scaffold_25, whole genome shotgun sequence genomic window, AGCTGTTGTGCTGCCCTCTCCAGGGTCTTGGGGCATTGTACTTCAGGGTCTTGGGTCCTCGTGCTGCCCCCTTCGGGCTCTTGAGCTGTTCTGCTGTACTCTCCATCGTCGTAGGGCGTTGGGTTGCCCTCTTCGGGAGCTTGGGCCATCGTGCTGCCCTCTTCTGTGTCTTGGCACGTTGTGGTGCCCTCTCTGGGGCCCTGGGGCCTAGTGCTTCTCCTGGGTCCTTGGCTGTCATGATGCCCTCTCGGGGGTCTTTGGCCGATGTGCTGCCCTCTccgtttatttaattatttagttaattacagtaccctcagagtaAGTATACATCATAAAGGGGAGAGGCAACATAGAGGAGGTAAAAATGATGTACAGAAAAGGCACAGCAAGTAACAGTGATAAATTATGCTTGCTCACTGATTGACACCTCATAGACAAAAATAATAGTGGTAGCTAGTTCACCATAGAAAACTCTTGATACACTTTTCAATAAAACAAATTGTGAATGCTAGGTAAATATATACATAGTTAAGTTGCAAATATGATATTTATAGAATGAAAATACACATGAACGCGTTACATGATTCAAATGTAGGTAAATAAAGCGTTTCTAAATTGAACACGATTACTTATACTAACAATGGATGCTGGCAGACCATTCCATTCGTTGCATGTTTTGGGTAAAAATGATTGCAAATGTGTTAGTGTGTTAGAGCGAGGCGCATGTACCTTATGCGTATGATCTCTACGGGAGGAGATGGATAGTGCTGGATTAATCCATGTTGACCGAAGCACTGCGTTCTGGTAGTAAATCTTATAAAATAAGTATAGGCGTGATTGTTTCCTGTGGGTTAACAGTGAAGGTAGGTTAAGTGTCGCCTTCATTTGTGTTACGCTTGCCGTACGATGCTAATTAGCTAGTATAAACCGAGCGGAGCGATTCTCACACTTTCAAGGCAGTTAATTGAGATGGCATGatgtgggtcccatactgatgatgcaTATTCCCACTGTGGATGGACATATGTCGTGTATAAAAATGTTTGAGCGATAATGCCACGAGCGAGACGTTTCTGCGAAGATATCCAATTGTGTGATGAGCTTTGCTTGTTATAAAGTCGATATGGTACTTCCAGGATAAGTTATAGGTTATATGGGCGCCGACATATTTTTTAGTTTCTTGCGCTCTCTAAAGAATTGTTATCAAGTAAATAAGCAGGACAAGCTTCATTAGTAGGGGATATTCGCATTCATTTACATTTCTTCACGTTAAGCTGCATGCGCCTTCTTATAGTCCAGCTATGCAGTGTGTTTATATCGTCCTGAAGAGATAAAATATTTGCCTCAGTAGTAATTTtacgatatattacgcagtcatctgcaaaaagacaaATTTTTGACGAAATGTTATAAGGTTAATCGTTAACGTAGATCACAAACAATAGCGGTCCaagcacagacccttgtggaacgcTAGACTTGACGGATGTTAGAGTTGAATTAACTTTATTGGCGCTTACTAATTGCATGCGGTGTATTAGAAATGCTTGTATGCAATTAATTACATTAATATCAATGTTTACTACTATGAGTTTACATAGCAGTAATGTGTGGTGTagtttgtcaaaagctttagcaaaatCAAGAAATATACAGTCCGTGCAAGTCTTCAGTAAAGCAAAGAAGCTGGGTATCACAGGAGAAtgttttacgaaaaccatgttggctAGATGTAAAGTTGTTAAATTCAAGATGACTGATTACCTCAGAAAAAATTACGTGCTCCATTATCTTACAGGGCactgaagtcaaattaatgggcctataattaaaAGGGTTATGCGTATTACCAGATTTATGAATTGGAATGATCTTAGCCGTTTTCCGATCTAAAGACAATCTGCCGTTGAGAAGCGACTGAGCAAAAAGTAATTGTAAAATTATTGAGCAACACTCACTAGTATTGTGTAAAAATGTAATGTTAATTTCATCAACACCACATGACGATTTCAGCTGTAATTGATTTATAATCGATTTTATAGTGTTGGTATTAAATGCTATGGGATCCATGTGGGGGTATCTTAGGGTCGTATTTCGGGAGGAGTAGCATGTGAAGACGGCAAAAAGGCCTGTACGAACGTCTCATTTAGcacgtcagcgcatgcgtggtcgGCGATTCCTTTCCCAGTTGGTGAAGTTAGAGTAACTTTTCTAGTGCTATCTCCCTTCATAGAGCTCCAGAATACCTTACTGTTAGTTTTCAGTAGCTTGGGAAGGGTCACGTTGTAGTAGGAAAACTTCGCAGACCGTAAATTTGAAAAGTACGTGGCGGCAGCGGATTTGTATGAGAACCATTGTTCAGGATTTAGTGACCGTTTGGTGATACGACATAGGCGTTTCCTTTTGTTACTTAGTCTGCTAAGGTATCTGTTATACCACGGTGCGTTACTATTTGAATATGCACGTCGGACTGGAATATAACGACTTATTAGATCGGGTACTTTTTCTTCAAAGAGGCGGCAATTTGTCTCGACAGAACGCTCAAGATGGCAGAGTAGAAACGTGTCAAGAAAGAAAGCAAGTTCATTATTCATTGCCGAGAAGTTAGCCTTTTTATAatcttttatttccttaaatTGTTCGCGTTTCAGTTATAGTGATATCGTGATTGTAAAATATAATGTATCGTGGTCGCCAAGGCCAGGTAAGTGCGTTATCGGGGATATAATATCAGCTGATGATGTCAGCACGACATAAAGTTTTAATGACGTAGTGCCTGCAACACGTGTTGGAATAACGACCGTTTGTACTAAGGCAAAGTCAGAACAAATAGCGATAAACTGATTATCCTGACTGGATGATGGGTTAGAGAAGGGACATGTGCTCGGCCAATTTATGTTAcgaaagttaaagtcacccgaAAGAATTATCTTTGCTCCGGGGAATCTTACTGTCAATTGATTTAGACAGTCATGTAGGTGATCCCAAAACGAACTATTTGAGTGTGGCCGGCAGCAGATGCCTACGGTAATTTTTTTAAGTAATGGTTAAACAACACCAGGTAGAATCAATTTCAGTAATTATCGTAGAATAAATCACTCAACGTTTTTACTAACAGCAAGTAATACACCACCCCCTATTCTGTCAGTACGGTTGTCCCGATACACAACATATCTTTTACGGCAATGAAACTATTCTTCGTTTGTTATTTTGTTagtcaaccaagtttcagttatcgCTATTATGTCAGCATCAGTGTCATCAACCAGAGAACACACTTCATCCCTTTTATTAAATATACTGCCAATATTAGTGAATACAACAGAGATAACATGTTTCGATGAAGTGCAAGCATCTCCCCTCGCGTTTCGCAATCGCGCGTTCTGTAAGTCACGACCTGAGCGCAGAATTCGAGGATCGGAATTTCTGTTTCGTTGCGTTATTTCGTAGACAGCATCGTTATCTAGGTCATAGCCGTAACAGTTTTCTCCCACGAATAGGGTTTTGTAACGAAGCCTGTAGGGTGTATTTATTCCCTTGCCATAATCCATTAATTTCTTATATTTCGCGTTGCCTCACAGTCAGGCTGTTTCCTTTGAGAACAGAACGCTTAGACAAAACTTGTTCTTTGCTTTTATAAGGCGGAGACTTAAATATTATCGGCCGCGATTTTTGTTGAGTGTAGCGACCAATTTTATGTGCACGCACAATGTGTTCGCAAGTTAAACTGAGTTTCAAAGTATTATTTATCAAATCTAGGGCTTTTTCCTCTGATTGTATTGAATTTTCTGCAGGAGTATCCGCTACACCAAAAGAAAACAGATTGTCGCGACGTGAGCGATCTTCCGCATCATCAAGTCGCGCACGAAGCGTGTTCGTATCGGTTACTACACCCTCAATCTTGCCACGCAATAAGTTGACATCCTGTTTTCATTCATCAAGGATTGCCGCCTGGCTTTCCACGTGCTGCAGTCTCTGATCGATGTCAGATATTGCATCTGAAAcgcttttttgcttttgtttcagcTCATGAATGGTCTACgacatagaatttttttttacagattccATTCTAATGGATATTTCATTAAGGTCCCTCACGGTTTTAAGTACTTGAGCAAGGACATCGTCCTTGGATGGGCCAGGATTGCTTTCCACGTCACCACACAGTGAAGGAAACAAGGCACCGAACGGGTCACTCAAGCTTCTGGGCACGGAAGCACGACAATGAAGCGATTATTAGATTAAAAGCAAAGAAGTTTTGTAATGCGTTGCGCTGCCCTCTCCGCGACGTTGTGCTGCCCTCTATGGGGCGTTGTGGTGCCCTCTGCGGGCTCTTGGGCCGTTGTGCTGCTCTCTCCGGGGTCTTGGGGCGCTGTGGTACCTTCTTCTGAGTCTTGGGCCATTGTGCTGCCCTCTCAGAGGCCTTGGACGATTGCGCGGCCATCTCCGAGGTCTTGGGGCACAGTGCTGCCTTTTCCGGGGTCTTTAGCTCTTGTGCTGCCCTCTTTGGGCACTTGGGCCGTTCTGCTGCACTCGCCGGTGTCCTGGGGCATTGTGCTGCCCTCTACGGAGTCTTGCAACGTTGTGCTGCCCTCAACGGGTCCTAGGGGCGTTGTCCTGCCCTATCCGCGGTATTGGTACCTTCTTCTGCCTTCTCCCGGCTCTTGGTGCGTTCTGCTACCCTCCCCAGGCTCTTGGGATGCTGTACAGCCATCTTTGGGGTCCTGGAGCGCTGTGGTACCCTCTTCTGGCTGTTGGGCCGGTGAGATGCCCTCTCAGTAGCCTTGGGCCATTGCGCTATCCTCTCCGGGGTATTGGGCCACTGTGCTGCCCTCTCCGGCGTCTTGGGCTGTTGTGCTGCCCTCTCGGGGGTCTTGGGGCGTTGTGCTGCCCTCTCCACTGTCCTGGGCCATGTGTTGCCCTACAGGTCTCCTGGGGCACTTCGCTGCTCTCTCCCTTGTCCTGTGGGTTGTCCTGCCTCTAAGGGAACTTGGACTGTCGTGCTGTCTCTGCAGGCTGTTGGCGCGTCGCACTGCCCTCTCCGGGGCCCTGGGGTATTGTGCTGCCCTCTCCGAGGTCCTCGGCCATTGTGCTGTGCTCTCCTGGGTGTTGGGGCGTTGCGCCGCCCTCTCCGGTGTCTTGGGGCGTCGTGCTGCCCTCTCCGGGCTCTTGGGTCGTTCTGCTGCACTCTCCGGTGTCCTGGCACGTTCAGCTGCCTTCTCCGGGAACTTGGGCCATTGTGCTTCCCTCTCCGGGCTCTTAGGATTGCTGCTGCCCTCTGTGGGCTCTCGGGGCATTGTGCTGCACTCTCCAGAGTCCTGGGGCCTTGTGCAGCCCCCTCAGGGCTCTTGGGGCATTGTGGTGACCTCTCCGGCGCCTTGAAGCGTTGCGCTGCCCTCTCCGGGGTCTCGGGGCGTTCTGCTGCCCTCTCCGAGCTCTTGGGCCGGTGTGCTACACTCTCCGGCGTCATGGGCCGTCCTCCCGTGTCTTGGGGCGTTGTGTTGTCCTCTCCAGAGCATTGGGGCATTGTGCAGCCCTCCGGTGTCTTGGGTCTTCATGCTGCCCTATCTGGTCTGTTTGGCCGTTGTGTTGCCCTCTCCGTGTGCTGTGGCATCATGCTGCCCTTTCCGGGGTCCTGGGGCATCGTGCTgccctggggccgtattctgtagcggttcgctttggaaccggttcggtctgaCTGTTGCCATTAgtcggcgcttcgttgtcgtcaaccctggtgggcgggacgacaaattttgttcacgtcacacaggttgccaatcatctagaaaggaaccggttccctgctacgaaaggaaccgcggagaagtggttcgctcgagggtcgcgcgcggtagcgagcatgatgtcgagggttgctagggcaatcGTCGCTGTCGGTtagtctcgcgccagctgacgaaacggcacctagacgagacgagacagagacggcaacggcggctcctttggttgtgctgctggcgagtgccgaaagacaacgacgcgacgaggggcaacgacgcgttcggcatggccgaagaagagtttcgaaggcattttaggctctccaaagtcatagtgcgacgtctttgcgatgagctggaagaacATCTCGCACCTCAAAGATTTCGTGGTGTGACACAAGATGACAGTGCTctgcgctgcggttttttgccaccgggtgctttcaacagtgcgtcgggaataaagaagcgattgcactgtcgcagcCTTCGGTCAGACGGATCATTAGaaccgtcgccaaggccattacggttacGGTAgtgggcaaagaaaaaggatgggttagattcccgtccacggcgcaacagaaactCACCGTCAGCTGCTGGCCCAGCACACACGACGCGTTTGCTAGGTAGGAGTGCTCCTCGATAAATGAAACGAGTATTTCgcgctgcctcgctgaaacatgaggagaCAGCCGCCTGTCCTTGTGCGACAACATCATTTCGGTTTCGGCgtgcgaacaagtccaaaacgtaaacaaagcaaggcaagttgtttgcataacgtatggcacaccacctagcgactaaataggAAAACAACACATATAAAATTACAACGCCCtcgtctgcgccgcaagctcacatttattactgaaaactatatttgcaagtgttctatacaaaccaatgtgttttatcaaaccagcaacatccttcgaTTGCTATACcatcccccaagtacaaacaaaaatgatgacgtgatcttctGGCAGACTGCCGCTCGTTCATTGGTTCCCCTtacgccgccccgttccacactttctccgagtgacgtaatccagacgtaacagccaaaccgaaccggttccaaagcgaaccgctacagaatacggcccctgtgCGGGGTCTTGGGGCATCTTGCTGCCCTCTCAGGTCTCCGGGGCCTTGGAGCACTGCTAGAATGCACAGTTTGTACACCTTTATTTTTACTGATAGTGGTAATTTTCCAGTCATTATCTGATAATGTCTGACGTATACGCTGCagctcatttttttcttctgtatatttccTACTCATGTTCAAGGTCACCTGTGAGTTATTGACCTAGGTAGACGTGTTCCTTCGcaaactctagaggctggctagcaatcttgaactcttgtttccttctaggctattgatcattatctttttTTCTGCATAATAATCATAAACCCCACTATAACACTTTGTCTGTTGAGATCCTGAatcgtttgttgtaactcatccccagcgttgctgaacaggaccaTGGCTTCAACAAACCGATGGTTTCTGTGATATCCGCCATTGATGCTTACTCGTGAGCCGTGCCAAATAATTAGTTTGAACACTTCTTGCAAGCgtgtagtgaatagcattgaaatGATTGTGCCTCcttctgacccctttctttataggtatctttcaacTTGTTGAGACTTAAGGTAggtataattttttttagatattTGCAAAGATATTTATGTAAGTCTCTTGGGCTCTTCGATTATGTAATATATCTATGACTACTGATATCTCTAAGGAATTccatgctttttcgtaatctatgcaAGCCACATACACAGGCTGATTGTGCTCCTGAGATTTcacgattacctgattgatgacatggatgtcatCCATTTTAGAGTCTCCCTTCATGAAGCCAACCTGCTCTCTTTATTGATTGTATCCTGCTTTGCCCTTactctattggaaattatctaggtgaatattttatacaacattggaagtaagctaatgggcctatagttattcgattctttaacgtctccatttttctgtattagtataatgttggcattcttccaattctctggaacccttgaaggcgtgaggcattTCGTGCAACGGTCCGTAAGTTTTTCAAGCATGGTGTCTCCTCGATCTCTGATTGAAACGAGAGTTATTCCATTTCCTCCTGTCGCTTTTCCGCGTTTTCTATCTTCTAAAGCCCTTCCAACTTTATCgcaagttatagaaggagcctatGAAGTCTTTTCATTACTACTTCCAAAGGAAGTTTCCTGGCTGCTATGGGTATTGCACAAGTTAGTAAAGATTTTTTCAggtgcttttactatatcttcaaaattgctgatgatattaccctgctgaCCTTTCAGGGCATTAATGTTGGCTTCGCCTATGTCAAGCTttcttgtcactgatttcaggcagcgtctatttcgtactgcttcttcagtctttcttacgTCATAATTTCGATTCTCCTTTACTTTCTCCTTGATGATCAGTTTTGAGAATCCCGAGAATTCCATCTTATCTATTGAGTTCCCCactttcattctttttcgtttctttattacgtCTTTCGATGCTTCAGATAATTTAACTAACTGTTGCCTTGGTGCGTTAcatcccacttcaattgctgctcgTGAAGCCAGTCTAGTTCCCGTCTCATTCAGTACCTCTATGTACTCTTCATCTCGCAGTTCTAAGGCTGTAAAttttttgcaagtaccagcctgaactGGTCTACTTTTACCCTTACGGCGTATAGGTTGCCTTGATTCTCAATGAAAAATTTTTCGCTTGCTCTCTTCGAATTGTGGTGAATTCttgacctcactaacctatgatcactgatCTTTACCTTACCTAATGCTTCTAATCCTGCACTATGCTGTGATCGCCAgaagatattgttacgtgtggaaagacacaagCGAAAGAGgttatttacaggctatttacactggagccagatcgCTAGggcgacactcgctcgcgccaagggcacagacccacttcatcATCGTTCTTGCGGCGGCTCGTACCTTGACCATctctcgatgatatcgtaatactaccccacCCCCCGGTGGCAAAA contains:
- the LOC135908407 gene encoding myelin-associated oligodendrocyte basic protein-like, which translates into the protein MPREPTEGSSNPKSPEREAQWPKFPEKAAERARTPESAAERPKSPERAARRPKTPERAAQRPNTQESTAQWPRTSERAAQYPRAPERAVRRANSLQRQHDSPSSLRGRTTHRTRERAAKCPRRPVGQHMAQDSGEGSTTPQDPREGSTTAQDAGEGSTVAQYPGEDSAMAQGY